A genomic window from Fusobacterium sp. includes:
- a CDS encoding TRAP transporter substrate-binding protein — MKKITKLFLSTVFILGSMLLLTSCNVGNGKTIIRVSHNQAADHPTNIGLLAFEKFIESKLGDKYDVQIFPNELLGSQVNTVELTQTGAINFTVASNAILESFDDIYQIFNLPYLFNSPEHYHAVMDNKELIKPIFTATEKSGFEAVAWLDAGTRNFYTVKKPIRTPDDLKGLKIRVQQSASNIRMMELFGGAATPMGFGEVYTALQQSVIDGAENNELALTSNKHGEVCKYYSYNMHQMVPDIVIGNLRFLNNLSPEERAIFDEGFNIISKVQREAWGSSVEKAIEEAKKMNVEFIYPEVLVFQEKVLPLHEEVLAANPKLKPIYDRIQEIGKEVIGGKN, encoded by the coding sequence ATGAAAAAAATTACTAAACTTTTCCTTAGTACTGTTTTCATTTTAGGAAGTATGCTTTTGCTTACTTCATGTAATGTTGGAAATGGAAAAACTATAATAAGGGTTTCTCACAATCAAGCTGCTGATCATCCTACAAATATTGGATTATTAGCATTTGAAAAATTTATAGAAAGTAAACTTGGAGATAAATATGATGTTCAAATATTTCCAAATGAACTTTTAGGTTCTCAGGTAAATACAGTTGAACTTACACAGACTGGAGCTATCAATTTCACTGTAGCAAGTAATGCTATTCTTGAAAGTTTTGATGATATATATCAAATATTCAATCTGCCATACCTATTCAATAGCCCTGAACATTATCATGCTGTAATGGATAATAAAGAGCTTATAAAACCTATCTTTACTGCTACTGAAAAATCTGGATTTGAAGCAGTTGCATGGTTAGATGCTGGTACTAGAAACTTTTACACAGTTAAAAAACCCATCAGAACACCTGATGATTTAAAAGGTCTTAAAATCAGAGTACAACAGTCAGCTTCTAACATCAGAATGATGGAGCTTTTTGGTGGAGCAGCTACTCCTATGGGATTTGGTGAAGTTTATACTGCCCTTCAGCAGAGTGTTATTGATGGAGCTGAAAATAATGAATTGGCTCTTACAAGTAATAAACATGGTGAGGTTTGTAAATATTATTCATATAATATGCACCAAATGGTACCTGATATTGTAATTGGAAATTTAAGATTCCTTAACAACCTCTCTCCTGAAGAAAGAGCTATTTTTGATGAAGGGTTTAATATTATATCAAAGGTACAAAGAGAAGCCTGGGGATCATCTGTAGAAAAAGCTATTGAAGAAGCTAAAAAAATGAATGTAGAATTTATCTATCCTGAAGTACTTGTCTTCCAAGAGAAAGTTTTACCTCTTCATGAAGAAGTATTAGCTGCAAATCCTAAACTAAAGCCAATTTATGACAGAATCCAAGAAATTGGAAAAGAAGTTATAGGAGGTAAAAACTAA
- a CDS encoding TRAP transporter small permease — protein sequence MTEIRNFLNKIILSICVILFMFMTVVGTYQILVRYIFKSPSTISEELISYSFAWMSMFAASYIFGKRDHMRMVFFIERFNKKTQSRIGILTEIVVLLFAIGVLISGGAYIAVLSMTQTTPALGISMGYIYMVLPVCGIITAIYSVLNIFDLMKKSKEA from the coding sequence ATGACTGAAATAAGAAACTTTTTGAATAAAATTATTTTAAGTATTTGTGTTATTCTTTTTATGTTCATGACTGTTGTGGGCACTTACCAAATTTTAGTGAGATATATCTTTAAATCACCAAGTACAATATCAGAAGAGCTTATTTCCTACTCTTTTGCTTGGATGTCAATGTTTGCTGCCTCTTATATTTTTGGAAAAAGAGATCATATGCGTATGGTATTTTTTATAGAAAGATTTAATAAAAAAACTCAATCTAGAATCGGTATATTAACTGAAATTGTTGTGCTGCTCTTTGCCATTGGAGTTCTTATCTCTGGTGGAGCATATATTGCTGTTTTAAGTATGACTCAGACAACTCCTGCTCTTGGAATATCTATGGGATATATTTATATGGTGCTTCCTGTATGTGGAATAATTACAGCTATATATAGTGTTCTTAATATATTTGATCTTATGAAAAAATCGAAGGAGGCATAA
- a CDS encoding TRAP transporter large permease yields the protein MVFTTALIMFIVLIITLLLGFPIAISIGISSVLAILPSLALDNTLVTGAQRIFSGISNFTLIAIPFFILAGNIMNQGGIAKKVVAFAQSLTGRIPGSLMQTNILANMMFGAISGSSVAACAAMGGILLPMEEQEGYDKRLGATVNIATAPTGLLIPPSNSLIVYSLVSGGTSVAALFMAGYIPGILWGLGCMVLTFFLAKNRKMKGRKGIQLKVILLTFIDALPSLALIVIVIGGIIKGVFTPTEGSIVAVVYTLLLSVVFYRTITFKNLIKIFEESAKMTGIIIFLIGVSTIMSWVMAFTGVPQAISNLILGITDNKYIILLLMNLLLLFIGTFMDVTPAILIFTPIFLPIVKAFGMSPIQFGIIIVFNLCIGNITPPVGNTLFVGVKIGNLKIEDVMKELIKYYVVIIIVLMFVTYIPKLSLYLPIISGLIK from the coding sequence ATGGTATTTACTACAGCATTAATTATGTTTATTGTCTTAATAATAACTCTGCTTCTTGGATTTCCAATTGCAATAAGTATAGGAATATCATCTGTTCTTGCTATTCTTCCATCACTTGCTTTGGATAATACTCTTGTTACTGGAGCTCAGAGAATATTTTCTGGAATCTCTAACTTTACCTTAATAGCTATTCCATTTTTTATTCTAGCTGGTAATATTATGAATCAGGGAGGAATAGCTAAAAAAGTAGTAGCATTTGCTCAATCTTTAACTGGCAGAATTCCCGGTTCTCTTATGCAGACAAATATTCTTGCTAATATGATGTTTGGTGCTATCTCTGGTTCATCAGTTGCTGCTTGTGCTGCCATGGGAGGAATTCTTCTTCCTATGGAAGAACAAGAAGGATATGATAAAAGATTAGGGGCTACTGTTAATATTGCCACTGCTCCTACAGGTTTATTAATTCCCCCATCTAACTCACTTATTGTTTATTCATTAGTAAGTGGAGGAACTTCAGTTGCAGCTTTATTCATGGCAGGATATATTCCAGGTATTTTATGGGGTCTTGGTTGTATGGTTCTTACTTTCTTTCTTGCTAAAAATCGTAAAATGAAAGGGAGAAAAGGAATTCAGTTAAAAGTTATATTACTTACTTTCATTGATGCTCTTCCATCTTTAGCTCTTATAGTTATTGTTATTGGTGGAATTATTAAAGGGGTTTTCACTCCTACTGAGGGATCAATAGTTGCTGTTGTCTACACCCTCCTATTATCAGTAGTATTTTACAGAACTATTACTTTCAAAAATCTTATTAAGATTTTTGAAGAAAGTGCAAAAATGACTGGAATCATTATTTTTCTGATTGGTGTATCAACAATCATGTCTTGGGTAATGGCATTTACTGGTGTACCTCAAGCAATATCCAATTTGATTCTAGGAATAACTGACAACAAATACATAATACTTCTTCTTATGAATTTACTTTTATTATTTATAGGAACATTTATGGATGTTACTCCAGCGATTCTTATATTTACACCAATATTCCTTCCAATAGTTAAAGCCTTTGGAATGAGCCCTATCCAATTTGGTATCATTATAGTATTCAATTTGTGTATTGGAAATATCACTCCACCAGTTGGGAATACTCTATTTGTTGGAGTAAAAATCGGAAATTTAAAAATAGAAGATGTAATGAAAGAACTTATTAAATACTATGTTGTTATAATAATTGTTCTAATGTTTGTAACATATATTCCAAAACTTTCTTTATACCTTCCAATTATAAGTGGACTTATAAAATAA
- a CDS encoding GntR family transcriptional regulator, translating into MKLLNIEKNKTENNRQYIYRVLKNNIMNLNLKPGEIVSEIEISESLNVSRTPVREAFVRLSEEKLLNVFPQKGSIVSKIDLNLVEEAVFLRKLCEKEMLEIACKDIQSRTLIKMLEKNIEYQKIIINFKEDLHKFFELDNQFHTIIFENYNKKNVWKTIKRLSTHYDRLRLIDALEKTNVETTLKQHIDIVKLISEKDVKKIDSLITKHLLNFRNVINEYMEKYPEYFS; encoded by the coding sequence ATGAAATTATTAAACATAGAAAAAAACAAAACTGAAAACAATAGACAATATATTTATAGAGTTCTTAAAAATAATATAATGAATCTTAATCTTAAACCTGGAGAAATTGTTAGTGAGATAGAAATAAGTGAATCCCTTAATGTAAGTAGAACTCCAGTGAGGGAAGCATTTGTGAGACTTTCTGAAGAAAAGCTTTTGAATGTATTTCCTCAAAAAGGCTCTATTGTTTCTAAAATAGATCTTAATTTAGTGGAAGAAGCAGTTTTCTTAAGAAAGCTTTGCGAAAAAGAGATGCTGGAAATAGCTTGTAAAGATATACAATCAAGAACACTGATAAAAATGTTAGAAAAAAATATAGAATATCAAAAAATTATAATAAATTTTAAAGAAGATCTCCATAAATTTTTTGAATTAGATAACCAATTTCACACAATTATTTTTGAAAATTATAATAAGAAAAATGTATGGAAGACAATAAAGAGGCTTTCAACTCATTATGACAGATTGAGATTAATAGATGCTTTAGAGAAAACAAATGTAGAAACTACACTTAAACAGCATATTGATATAGTTAAATTAATATCTGAAAAAGACGTAAAAAAAATAGATTCTCTTATAACAAAGCATTTACTGAATTTTAGAAATGTTATAAATGAATATATGGAAAAGTATCCAGAATATTTTTCATGA
- a CDS encoding IclR family transcriptional regulator has protein sequence MESEKKVPAIEKADKIFKYLYYKESATQADISKDLEIPKATTNRLLSVLTELKYLNLEGREYKIGEKFYFFSNKHERYTLIKNIAYPYLEELSLKFKETFKISVLDEDKIRSIGKVESSDFIKISVSENAIFPLHAGAASKLLICQLNESKLNKLLERTLPKYTENTITDRDELKRELLKININKLSFDNMEHSVNIRAVAVPILDSKNRIVAAVSCPCFPDSLTDERALKIAEAMRRSCEEISKRLEYFNK, from the coding sequence ATGGAAAGTGAAAAAAAAGTTCCTGCTATAGAAAAAGCGGATAAGATATTCAAATATCTTTATTATAAAGAGTCAGCTACACAGGCTGATATTTCAAAAGATTTAGAAATACCTAAGGCAACAACAAATAGACTTTTATCAGTTTTAACAGAACTTAAATACTTGAATTTAGAAGGAAGAGAATATAAGATAGGAGAAAAATTTTATTTTTTTTCAAATAAACATGAAAGATATACTCTTATAAAAAATATTGCATATCCATATTTGGAAGAGTTATCTTTAAAATTTAAGGAAACTTTTAAAATAAGTGTTTTAGATGAAGATAAAATAAGAAGTATAGGAAAAGTAGAAAGCAGTGACTTTATTAAAATATCAGTTTCTGAAAATGCAATATTTCCATTACATGCAGGAGCTGCCAGTAAACTTTTAATATGTCAGCTGAATGAAAGTAAATTAAATAAACTTTTAGAAAGAACTCTTCCTAAATATACTGAAAATACGATAACTGATAGAGATGAATTAAAAAGGGAACTTCTTAAAATAAATATAAATAAACTTTCTTTTGACAATATGGAACATTCAGTTAATATAAGAGCTGTAGCAGTTCCTATACTAGATAGTAAAAACAGGATAGTAGCCGCTGTGAGCTGTCCATGTTTCCCAGATTCATTAACAGATGAGAGAGCATTAAAGATAGCTGAAGCTATGAGGAGATCATGTGAAGAAATCTCTAAAAGACTGGAATATTTTAATAAATAA
- a CDS encoding tripartite tricarboxylate transporter substrate binding protein → MRKKLIMIIFTLMAACAFAKAYPSKNINMIVPFSAGGGTDAVARKLGSLMEKELGTSVVIVNKTGGAGAVGMTFGATQKKDGYTITMITREIVSLPLMNLSPISYKDFELVSLVNMDPAVVLVEKDSKYQTLDELLADAKANPEKIKFASTAKPNFYALAIENEAGVKFNHIPYNGAGEVIPALLGKHADFSLMGPGEAIGQLKAGQLRALGIMADTRIESLPEVATLKELGHDVVSGTWRGIAVPKGTSPEIVATLDAAIKKSIESDDFKDFMNNSTFGIKYLNGKDFETFIIDDTTTIDSIVKSLK, encoded by the coding sequence ATGAGAAAAAAACTTATTATGATCATTTTCACTTTAATGGCTGCTTGTGCCTTTGCTAAAGCTTATCCTAGTAAAAATATCAATATGATTGTACCATTCAGTGCTGGTGGTGGAACAGATGCAGTTGCTAGAAAATTGGGCAGCCTTATGGAAAAAGAACTTGGAACTTCAGTAGTTATAGTTAATAAAACTGGAGGAGCTGGAGCTGTAGGAATGACTTTTGGAGCTACTCAAAAGAAAGATGGTTATACAATTACAATGATAACTAGAGAAATTGTTTCATTACCTTTAATGAACCTTTCTCCTATCAGTTATAAAGATTTTGAATTAGTATCTTTAGTAAATATGGATCCTGCTGTTGTTTTAGTTGAAAAAGATTCTAAGTATCAAACTTTAGATGAACTTTTAGCAGATGCCAAAGCAAATCCTGAAAAAATAAAATTTGCAAGTACAGCTAAACCTAACTTTTATGCTTTAGCTATAGAAAATGAAGCTGGTGTGAAGTTTAATCATATTCCATATAATGGAGCTGGAGAAGTTATTCCAGCATTGTTAGGAAAACATGCTGATTTCTCTCTAATGGGACCAGGAGAAGCTATTGGTCAATTAAAAGCTGGTCAATTAAGAGCTTTAGGAATCATGGCTGATACTAGAATTGAAAGTCTTCCAGAAGTTGCTACATTAAAAGAATTAGGACATGATGTTGTTTCTGGTACTTGGAGAGGTATTGCAGTACCTAAAGGAACTTCACCTGAAATAGTTGCTACTCTTGATGCTGCTATTAAAAAATCTATTGAATCAGATGATTTTAAAGATTTCATGAACAATTCTACATTTGGAATCAAATATTTAAATGGAAAAGATTTTGAAACATTTATAATAGATGATACTACTACAATAGACTCAATAGTAAAATCTTTAAAATAG
- a CDS encoding tripartite tricarboxylate transporter TctB family protein — MLETIFSVFLCIVSAFIFYSSTQFNMAFIGDSGLGPDFFPKIIAIILFILSGILFAGSIKNKDKKSIYNSNMRYTFMVIFAFAIYIFLIDRIGYLISTIIFAFVIITILKSKSKILNIIFAIIFPAALYLLFTYAFKVSLPTGLFI; from the coding sequence TTGTTAGAAACTATTTTTTCTGTATTTTTATGTATAGTAAGTGCTTTTATTTTTTATTCTTCTACTCAGTTTAATATGGCTTTCATAGGAGACTCTGGACTAGGTCCTGATTTCTTTCCTAAAATTATTGCAATTATTTTATTTATACTCTCTGGTATACTTTTTGCAGGAAGCATAAAAAACAAAGATAAAAAAAGTATTTATAATTCAAATATGAGATATACCTTCATGGTAATTTTTGCTTTTGCAATATATATATTTCTTATAGACAGAATTGGTTATTTAATATCTACTATAATTTTTGCTTTTGTTATAATAACTATTTTAAAGAGCAAATCTAAGATATTAAATATAATATTTGCAATAATATTTCCTGCAGCCTTATACTTATTATTTACTTATGCTTTTAAAGTATCTTTACCTACAGGATTATTTATCTAA
- a CDS encoding tripartite tricarboxylate transporter permease — protein sequence MFSHLIQGLSTALLLGNLFYLILGVTGGIVIGALPGLTATMGVAILLPFTFGMDAVTGLIMLVGIYIGAIYGGSISAILLNTPGTPASAATCFDGYALVKKGYPTKALSASTIASALGGLISCLALVTISPVLAKFALRFSAPEYFALALFGLTIIASISAENFLKGIIAGMIGLLISCFGMDAITSYPRFTFGVVDLLNGFSVIPVLIGLFAVSEVFNQIETLIGEKEIKTDIIMDKNYMNWKEIKHCLPTILKCGAIGTFIGSIPGAGADIAAFVCYNEAKRSNKNEKFGEGSLIGISAPESGNNGVTGGALVPLLTLGVPGDAVAAVLLGALIIQGLTPGPLLFEQNPEIVYGLFSSMIIGNILLLFIGLAGIKFYSRIVEIPKTLMIPAILILSTIGSYSMNNSLFDVGVTFVFGIIGYVMSKIKMPSSPIVLAVILGPMLETNLRKAVLMYEGSYSFLYTRPITVVFLILTVLSMVSALKKKK from the coding sequence ATGTTTAGTCATTTAATACAAGGTTTATCTACAGCTCTGCTGTTAGGTAATCTGTTTTATCTAATTCTTGGAGTAACTGGAGGGATTGTCATTGGAGCTCTTCCAGGGCTTACTGCAACAATGGGAGTTGCTATTCTTCTTCCTTTTACATTTGGTATGGATGCTGTTACTGGTCTTATAATGCTTGTAGGAATATATATAGGAGCTATCTATGGAGGTTCTATCTCAGCTATACTTTTGAATACTCCTGGAACTCCAGCATCAGCTGCTACTTGTTTTGATGGTTATGCTTTAGTAAAAAAAGGATATCCAACAAAAGCTCTTAGTGCATCCACTATTGCCTCAGCTTTAGGAGGTCTTATCAGTTGTCTAGCTCTTGTTACTATATCACCTGTTTTGGCAAAATTTGCTTTGAGATTCTCTGCTCCTGAATATTTTGCCTTAGCTTTATTTGGACTTACTATTATTGCAAGTATATCTGCTGAAAACTTCTTAAAGGGAATAATTGCTGGAATGATAGGATTATTAATATCTTGCTTTGGTATGGATGCTATAACAAGTTATCCGAGATTTACTTTTGGTGTAGTGGATCTTTTAAATGGATTTTCGGTTATCCCTGTTCTTATAGGGTTATTTGCTGTATCAGAAGTTTTTAATCAGATAGAAACTTTAATAGGAGAAAAAGAAATAAAAACAGATATAATTATGGATAAAAACTATATGAACTGGAAAGAAATAAAACATTGTCTCCCTACTATACTTAAATGTGGAGCCATTGGAACTTTTATAGGTTCTATTCCTGGTGCTGGTGCTGATATTGCTGCCTTTGTATGCTATAATGAAGCCAAAAGAAGTAACAAGAATGAAAAGTTTGGAGAAGGAAGTCTTATTGGTATCTCTGCTCCTGAGTCTGGTAATAACGGAGTGACTGGAGGAGCTTTGGTTCCACTGCTTACTCTTGGAGTTCCTGGAGATGCTGTTGCTGCTGTTCTTTTAGGTGCACTTATAATTCAAGGATTAACTCCAGGCCCATTGCTTTTTGAACAAAATCCTGAAATTGTTTATGGATTATTTAGTTCTATGATAATTGGAAATATTCTTCTCCTATTTATAGGATTAGCAGGTATAAAATTCTATAGCAGAATTGTTGAGATTCCTAAAACTCTAATGATTCCTGCTATATTAATACTTTCAACTATTGGATCATACTCTATGAATAATAGCTTATTTGATGTAGGAGTCACTTTTGTTTTCGGGATAATTGGATATGTAATGTCAAAAATAAAAATGCCTAGCTCTCCAATAGTTTTAGCTGTGATCTTAGGACCAATGCTTGAAACTAATTTAAGAAAAGCTGTCTTGATGTATGAGGGATCATACAGTTTCTTATATACTAGACCAATAACTGTAGTATTTCTAATTTTGACTGTTCTTTCAATGGTATCAGCTTTAAAAAAGAAAAAATAG
- a CDS encoding DUF2023 family protein has product MEVFIHHIYEYQKGIRNLILHTTDKKNIEIIKEKLNSENIDYIIYPLGKQRINVFFGAKECVEVIKNINKLSLTAYTPEEDFILGIMLGYDRKKQCERFLKFKEKAISA; this is encoded by the coding sequence ATGGAAGTTTTTATACACCACATATACGAATACCAAAAAGGAATCAGAAATCTTATATTACACACTACAGATAAAAAAAATATTGAAATTATAAAAGAAAAACTAAATTCTGAAAATATAGACTATATAATATATCCTTTAGGAAAACAAAGAATAAATGTATTTTTTGGAGCAAAGGAATGTGTAGAAGTGATAAAGAATATAAATAAACTTTCTTTGACAGCTTATACTCCAGAAGAAGATTTTATACTTGGTATAATGCTTGGATATGACAGAAAAAAACAGTGTGAAAGATTTTTAAAATTTAAAGAAAAAGCAATAAGTGCATAA